A genomic stretch from Setaria viridis chromosome 1, Setaria_viridis_v4.0, whole genome shotgun sequence includes:
- the LOC117857786 gene encoding tubulin-folding cofactor C isoform X2 — MMSIALLSMYSASIWQGYILEEKMRQQSVTDKVKLEEPNISHCAGGGMEPEPQQPKATGGGGHRKHLAMLERLSKRSSSSSAAAAGASSDSTSASPVEAFLTRFAAAKLAAESALSACRASSPEGDAAASLAAAAAAIDDLDRLVAESSHALPPYELRSALATAADLRAAHRAAASEIRPKKSFSFRNKSKGPKNPPQDPATVPQPQPPPPEQPKPSIDAILPGFGFRGRNGATLVKDLRVSNDKDGDFTLADLVSCEVYLKGTCRALYVHKLRDCRVFVGAVLGSVLIEDVEGCTFVMAAHQIRIHEAKATDFYLRVRSRPIIEDCSGVRFAPHALEYDGIDGDLKESRLEEETGNWANVDDFKWLRAVQSPNWCLVPEEERLQIVDISEVHEQEDDS, encoded by the exons ATGATGTCGATAGCTTTGTTATCGATGTATTCCGCTTCTATTTGGCAGGGTTATATTCTTGAAGAGAAAATGAGGCAACAATCGGTGACAGACAAAGTGAAGTTGGAAGAACCAAACATCAGTCATTG cgccggcggcgggatggagcCAGAGCCCCAACAGCCAaaggccaccggcggcgggggccaccGCAAGCACCTGGCCATGCTCGAGCGCCTCTCCAAgcgctcatcctcctcctccgccgccgccgctggcgcttCCTCGGACTCCACCAGCGCCTCCCCCGTCGAGGCTTTCCTCAcccgcttcgccgccgccaagctCGCCGCGGAGTCGGCGCTATCTGCCTGTCGTGCATCCTCGCCCGAAGGCGACGCGGCCGCCTCcctggccgctgccgcggccgccatcGATGACCTCGACCGCCTCGTCGCGGAGTCGTCCCACGCGCTGCCCCCCTACGAGCTGCGATccgccctcgccaccgccgccgacctccgcgcGGCACACAGGGCGGCTGCCTCTGAGATCCGGCCCAAGAAGTCATTCTCGTTCAGGAACAAGAGCAAGGGCCCGAAGAACCCGCCTCAAGATCCTGCCACCGTACCACAACCACAGCCACCGCCTCCGGAGCAGCCAAAGCCCAGTATTGACGCGATCCTACCAGGGTTTGGGTTCCGGGGCAGGAATGGCGCCACCTTGGTGAAGGATCTGCGAGTCTCCAACGACAAGGATGGGGATTTCACGCTCGCGGATTTGGTTTCCTGCGAGGTCTATCTCAAGGGCACATGCCGGGCGCTTTATGTCCACAAGCTGAGAGATTGCCGTGTGTTCGTTGGTGCTGTTCTTGGCTCGGTGCTCATAGAGGATGTCGAAGGTTGCACTTTTGTAATGGCAGCACACCAGATCAGGATTCATGAGGCGAAGGCGACGGATTTCTACCTGCGGGTGAGGAGCAGGCCGATCATTGAGGATTGCAGTGGTGTGAGGTTTGCACCACATGCTTTGGAGTATGATGGGATTGATGGGGATTTGAAGGAGTCCAGGCTTGAGGAGGAGACTGGTAATTGGGCCAATGTGGATGACTTCAAGTGGCTCAGGGCAGTGCAGTCACCGAATTGGTGTTTGGTTCCAGAGGAAGAGCGGCTGCAGATTGTCGACATTTCAGAGGTTCACGAACAGGAGGATGATAGCTGA
- the LOC117857786 gene encoding tubulin-folding cofactor C isoform X3: protein MRQQSVTDKVKLEEPNISHWYASVHPFFVYFIAYHLHIFISSAGGGMEPEPQQPKATGGGGHRKHLAMLERLSKRSSSSSAAAAGASSDSTSASPVEAFLTRFAAAKLAAESALSACRASSPEGDAAASLAAAAAAIDDLDRLVAESSHALPPYELRSALATAADLRAAHRAAASEIRPKKSFSFRNKSKGPKNPPQDPATVPQPQPPPPEQPKPSIDAILPGFGFRGRNGATLVKDLRVSNDKDGDFTLADLVSCEVYLKGTCRALYVHKLRDCRVFVGAVLGSVLIEDVEGCTFVMAAHQIRIHEAKATDFYLRVRSRPIIEDCSGVRFAPHALEYDGIDGDLKESRLEEETGNWANVDDFKWLRAVQSPNWCLVPEEERLQIVDISEVHEQEDDS from the coding sequence ATGAGGCAACAATCGGTGACAGACAAAGTGAAGTTGGAAGAACCAAACATCAGTCATTGGTATGCTTCAGTACACCCATTTTTTGTTTACTTCATTGCTTACCACCTGCATATCTTCATttccagcgccggcggcgggatggagcCAGAGCCCCAACAGCCAaaggccaccggcggcgggggccaccGCAAGCACCTGGCCATGCTCGAGCGCCTCTCCAAgcgctcatcctcctcctccgccgccgccgctggcgcttCCTCGGACTCCACCAGCGCCTCCCCCGTCGAGGCTTTCCTCAcccgcttcgccgccgccaagctCGCCGCGGAGTCGGCGCTATCTGCCTGTCGTGCATCCTCGCCCGAAGGCGACGCGGCCGCCTCcctggccgctgccgcggccgccatcGATGACCTCGACCGCCTCGTCGCGGAGTCGTCCCACGCGCTGCCCCCCTACGAGCTGCGATccgccctcgccaccgccgccgacctccgcgcGGCACACAGGGCGGCTGCCTCTGAGATCCGGCCCAAGAAGTCATTCTCGTTCAGGAACAAGAGCAAGGGCCCGAAGAACCCGCCTCAAGATCCTGCCACCGTACCACAACCACAGCCACCGCCTCCGGAGCAGCCAAAGCCCAGTATTGACGCGATCCTACCAGGGTTTGGGTTCCGGGGCAGGAATGGCGCCACCTTGGTGAAGGATCTGCGAGTCTCCAACGACAAGGATGGGGATTTCACGCTCGCGGATTTGGTTTCCTGCGAGGTCTATCTCAAGGGCACATGCCGGGCGCTTTATGTCCACAAGCTGAGAGATTGCCGTGTGTTCGTTGGTGCTGTTCTTGGCTCGGTGCTCATAGAGGATGTCGAAGGTTGCACTTTTGTAATGGCAGCACACCAGATCAGGATTCATGAGGCGAAGGCGACGGATTTCTACCTGCGGGTGAGGAGCAGGCCGATCATTGAGGATTGCAGTGGTGTGAGGTTTGCACCACATGCTTTGGAGTATGATGGGATTGATGGGGATTTGAAGGAGTCCAGGCTTGAGGAGGAGACTGGTAATTGGGCCAATGTGGATGACTTCAAGTGGCTCAGGGCAGTGCAGTCACCGAATTGGTGTTTGGTTCCAGAGGAAGAGCGGCTGCAGATTGTCGACATTTCAGAGGTTCACGAACAGGAGGATGATAGCTGA
- the LOC117857786 gene encoding tubulin-folding cofactor C isoform X4, with protein MRQQSVTDKVKLEEPNISHCAGGGMEPEPQQPKATGGGGHRKHLAMLERLSKRSSSSSAAAAGASSDSTSASPVEAFLTRFAAAKLAAESALSACRASSPEGDAAASLAAAAAAIDDLDRLVAESSHALPPYELRSALATAADLRAAHRAAASEIRPKKSFSFRNKSKGPKNPPQDPATVPQPQPPPPEQPKPSIDAILPGFGFRGRNGATLVKDLRVSNDKDGDFTLADLVSCEVYLKGTCRALYVHKLRDCRVFVGAVLGSVLIEDVEGCTFVMAAHQIRIHEAKATDFYLRVRSRPIIEDCSGVRFAPHALEYDGIDGDLKESRLEEETGNWANVDDFKWLRAVQSPNWCLVPEEERLQIVDISEVHEQEDDS; from the exons ATGAGGCAACAATCGGTGACAGACAAAGTGAAGTTGGAAGAACCAAACATCAGTCATTG cgccggcggcgggatggagcCAGAGCCCCAACAGCCAaaggccaccggcggcgggggccaccGCAAGCACCTGGCCATGCTCGAGCGCCTCTCCAAgcgctcatcctcctcctccgccgccgccgctggcgcttCCTCGGACTCCACCAGCGCCTCCCCCGTCGAGGCTTTCCTCAcccgcttcgccgccgccaagctCGCCGCGGAGTCGGCGCTATCTGCCTGTCGTGCATCCTCGCCCGAAGGCGACGCGGCCGCCTCcctggccgctgccgcggccgccatcGATGACCTCGACCGCCTCGTCGCGGAGTCGTCCCACGCGCTGCCCCCCTACGAGCTGCGATccgccctcgccaccgccgccgacctccgcgcGGCACACAGGGCGGCTGCCTCTGAGATCCGGCCCAAGAAGTCATTCTCGTTCAGGAACAAGAGCAAGGGCCCGAAGAACCCGCCTCAAGATCCTGCCACCGTACCACAACCACAGCCACCGCCTCCGGAGCAGCCAAAGCCCAGTATTGACGCGATCCTACCAGGGTTTGGGTTCCGGGGCAGGAATGGCGCCACCTTGGTGAAGGATCTGCGAGTCTCCAACGACAAGGATGGGGATTTCACGCTCGCGGATTTGGTTTCCTGCGAGGTCTATCTCAAGGGCACATGCCGGGCGCTTTATGTCCACAAGCTGAGAGATTGCCGTGTGTTCGTTGGTGCTGTTCTTGGCTCGGTGCTCATAGAGGATGTCGAAGGTTGCACTTTTGTAATGGCAGCACACCAGATCAGGATTCATGAGGCGAAGGCGACGGATTTCTACCTGCGGGTGAGGAGCAGGCCGATCATTGAGGATTGCAGTGGTGTGAGGTTTGCACCACATGCTTTGGAGTATGATGGGATTGATGGGGATTTGAAGGAGTCCAGGCTTGAGGAGGAGACTGGTAATTGGGCCAATGTGGATGACTTCAAGTGGCTCAGGGCAGTGCAGTCACCGAATTGGTGTTTGGTTCCAGAGGAAGAGCGGCTGCAGATTGTCGACATTTCAGAGGTTCACGAACAGGAGGATGATAGCTGA
- the LOC117857786 gene encoding tubulin-folding cofactor C isoform X1, with translation MMSIALLSMYSASIWQGYILEEKMRQQSVTDKVKLEEPNISHWYASVHPFFVYFIAYHLHIFISSAGGGMEPEPQQPKATGGGGHRKHLAMLERLSKRSSSSSAAAAGASSDSTSASPVEAFLTRFAAAKLAAESALSACRASSPEGDAAASLAAAAAAIDDLDRLVAESSHALPPYELRSALATAADLRAAHRAAASEIRPKKSFSFRNKSKGPKNPPQDPATVPQPQPPPPEQPKPSIDAILPGFGFRGRNGATLVKDLRVSNDKDGDFTLADLVSCEVYLKGTCRALYVHKLRDCRVFVGAVLGSVLIEDVEGCTFVMAAHQIRIHEAKATDFYLRVRSRPIIEDCSGVRFAPHALEYDGIDGDLKESRLEEETGNWANVDDFKWLRAVQSPNWCLVPEEERLQIVDISEVHEQEDDS, from the coding sequence ATGATGTCGATAGCTTTGTTATCGATGTATTCCGCTTCTATTTGGCAGGGTTATATTCTTGAAGAGAAAATGAGGCAACAATCGGTGACAGACAAAGTGAAGTTGGAAGAACCAAACATCAGTCATTGGTATGCTTCAGTACACCCATTTTTTGTTTACTTCATTGCTTACCACCTGCATATCTTCATttccagcgccggcggcgggatggagcCAGAGCCCCAACAGCCAaaggccaccggcggcgggggccaccGCAAGCACCTGGCCATGCTCGAGCGCCTCTCCAAgcgctcatcctcctcctccgccgccgccgctggcgcttCCTCGGACTCCACCAGCGCCTCCCCCGTCGAGGCTTTCCTCAcccgcttcgccgccgccaagctCGCCGCGGAGTCGGCGCTATCTGCCTGTCGTGCATCCTCGCCCGAAGGCGACGCGGCCGCCTCcctggccgctgccgcggccgccatcGATGACCTCGACCGCCTCGTCGCGGAGTCGTCCCACGCGCTGCCCCCCTACGAGCTGCGATccgccctcgccaccgccgccgacctccgcgcGGCACACAGGGCGGCTGCCTCTGAGATCCGGCCCAAGAAGTCATTCTCGTTCAGGAACAAGAGCAAGGGCCCGAAGAACCCGCCTCAAGATCCTGCCACCGTACCACAACCACAGCCACCGCCTCCGGAGCAGCCAAAGCCCAGTATTGACGCGATCCTACCAGGGTTTGGGTTCCGGGGCAGGAATGGCGCCACCTTGGTGAAGGATCTGCGAGTCTCCAACGACAAGGATGGGGATTTCACGCTCGCGGATTTGGTTTCCTGCGAGGTCTATCTCAAGGGCACATGCCGGGCGCTTTATGTCCACAAGCTGAGAGATTGCCGTGTGTTCGTTGGTGCTGTTCTTGGCTCGGTGCTCATAGAGGATGTCGAAGGTTGCACTTTTGTAATGGCAGCACACCAGATCAGGATTCATGAGGCGAAGGCGACGGATTTCTACCTGCGGGTGAGGAGCAGGCCGATCATTGAGGATTGCAGTGGTGTGAGGTTTGCACCACATGCTTTGGAGTATGATGGGATTGATGGGGATTTGAAGGAGTCCAGGCTTGAGGAGGAGACTGGTAATTGGGCCAATGTGGATGACTTCAAGTGGCTCAGGGCAGTGCAGTCACCGAATTGGTGTTTGGTTCCAGAGGAAGAGCGGCTGCAGATTGTCGACATTTCAGAGGTTCACGAACAGGAGGATGATAGCTGA
- the LOC117857753 gene encoding ran-binding protein M homolog encodes MVANQEAEAGSPGAGTTVDPMRLASRWRCPTEWDRAAAELDAEPLPSELNTVNSSGLFAVVSTDKLSVRYLGSHNHGHDVGVVQANRPAPTRRPVYYFEMGVKNAGYKGQTSIGFTTDSFKMRRQPGWESNSCGYHGDDGHLYRGQGKGESFGPKFTSGDTIGAGINYLSQELFFTKNGSLVGAVPKDLKGPLYPTVAVHSQGEELTVNFGKEPFCFDIEGYILEEKMRQQSVTDKVKLEEPNISHWIVRSYLLHYGYQDTLNSFDLANATDPPASRQNGHREPPPEIYGLSHRKLLRQLIMSGDIDTTFKRLGEWYPQVIKDEKSVICFLLHSQRFIEYIRAEQLEDAVKYARANLASFLTHKAFEGLLKESVALLAYEKPAESCIGYLLDAPQREFVADAVNAAVLSTNPAMKDPESCLYSCLERLLRQLTVCSFERRTFNNDQGDAFLLHKEVRSCERSRR; translated from the exons ATGGTAGCGAAccaggaggcggaggcgggatCGCCGGGGGCAGGGACGACGGTGGACCCGATGCGGCTGGCATCGCGGTGGCGGTGCCCGACGGAGTGGgaccgcgcggcggcggagttgGATGCCGAGCCGCTCCCGTCCGAGCTCAACACCGTCAACAGCTCGGGCCTCTTCGCCGTCGTCTCCACCGACAAGTTGTCCGTCAGATACCTTGGTAGCCATAACCACGGCCACGACGTCGGGGTCGTGCAGGCCAACCGCCCCGCGCCCACGCGCCGGCCCGTGTACTACTTTGAGATGGGGGTCAAGAACGCTGGCTACAAGGGGCAGACCTCAATTGGGTTCACAACCGATAGCTTCAAGATGCGGCGACAACCGGG TTGGGAGTCTAACAGTTGTGGATACCATGGTGATGATGGCCACCTTTACCGAGGTCAGGGGAAAGGTGAATCGTTCGGGCCCAAATTTACATCTGGTGACACAATTGGTGCTGGCATCAACTACTTGTCACAAGAACTTTTTTTCAC GAAAAATGGATCTCTGGTTGGAGCCGTTCCAAAGGACCTCAAAGGCCCACTATATCCTACCGTTGCAGTTCATAGTCAGGGTGAAGA GTTGACTGTAAACTTTGGAAAAGAACCGTTCTGTTTTGACATTGAG GGTTATATTCTTGAAGAGAAAATGAGGCAACAATCGGTGACAGACAAAGTGAAGTTGGAAGAACCAAACATCAGTCATTG GATTGTCCGTTCATATCTCCTACATTATGGCTACCAAGATACATTGAATTCATTTGATTTGGCAAATGCAACTGATCCCCCTGCCAGTCGCCAAAATGGTCATAGGGAACCTCCCCCAGAAATATATGGTCTTAGCCACAGAAAACTTTTGCGTCAG CTTATCATGAGTGGAGATATTGACACTACATTCAAAAGACTCGGGGAGTGGTATCCACAAGTTATAAAG GATGAGAAATCGGTTATTTGCTTCTTACTCCATTCTCAGAGATTCATAGAATATATCAGG GCTGAACAACTGGAGGATGCTGTGAAATATGCTCGTGCTAACCTGGCAAGCTTCTTGACTCACAAAGCTTTTGAGGGGTTGCTGAAG GAGAGTGTGGCCCTGCTTGCGTATGAGAAGCCTGCAGAATCATGCATTGGATACCTGCTGGACGCTCCCCAGCGTGAATTCGTGGCGGACGCAGTGAACGCAGCTGTCCTGTCAACGAACCCTGCCATGAAGGACCCTGAGAGCTGTCTTTACTCATGTCTCGAGAGGTTACTACGGCAGCTCACAGTATGTAGCTTTGAGCGACGCACATTCAACAACGACCAAGGAGATGCATTCCTACTTCACAAAGAAGTGCGCAGCTGTGAAAGGTCGAGGCGCTGA